A section of the Pedobacter sp. HDW13 genome encodes:
- a CDS encoding response regulator transcription factor produces the protein MKAGIFVVDDHYMVIEGIHSLLQHEKTLDWMGHATNAESCHSFLKLHQPEVILMDVNLPDKSGIELCKEVKQLYPTIAVLGLSTFNQQAIIRNMMDNGASGYVLKNATKEELLEAINTVLKGKVYYSQEAFSSLRKPEPNQLLITRREKEVLLLIAEGLTNAAIAEKLFISIPTVNTHRKSLLEKFEVKNTAMLISKATKLQLI, from the coding sequence ATGAAAGCAGGTATTTTTGTAGTAGACGACCATTACATGGTCATAGAGGGCATCCATTCCCTATTACAGCATGAAAAAACACTGGACTGGATGGGTCATGCCACCAATGCCGAGTCCTGCCATAGTTTTCTAAAATTGCACCAGCCAGAGGTGATACTCATGGATGTAAACCTGCCCGATAAAAGCGGGATAGAGTTATGTAAAGAAGTTAAACAGCTGTATCCGACAATAGCAGTGCTTGGCCTGAGCACATTTAACCAGCAGGCCATTATCCGCAATATGATGGATAACGGTGCATCAGGCTATGTGTTAAAAAACGCGACCAAAGAAGAACTCCTGGAAGCCATAAACACCGTGTTAAAAGGCAAAGTGTATTATAGCCAGGAAGCTTTCAGTTCACTAAGAAAACCTGAGCCCAATCAGCTCCTGATTACCCGAAGGGAAAAAGAAGTTTTATTGTTAATCGCAGAAGGATTGACCAATGCAGCAATTGCAGAAAAACTTTTCATCAGCATCCCAACCGTAAATACCCATCGCAAAAGCCTCCTGGAAAAATTCGAAGTAAAAAATACAGCAATGCTCATTAGCAAAGCTACAAAACTCCAGCTCATCTAA